Proteins from one Chanodichthys erythropterus isolate Z2021 chromosome 15, ASM2448905v1, whole genome shotgun sequence genomic window:
- the LOC137002121 gene encoding paraneoplastic antigen Ma1 homolog, whose translation MADRLELVTELKVWCRGEGLDEAHSLMVLVPEDVEIAQIEDTLHTVKCLGHVRVRGRTFSVKHNRIMALCECKEQFKAENVPHEISPISGGEAWPVVIIGETPEPADEFSRKLLSLLQAEGKTDLRDFFLCSEPTTSTTDVLQIVGHLLEKTAKPLDMGSYCRLRLFSGVLPTPCGEEQFDNWLEQAQLMIEESEYTDKEKRRRLMESFKGPALEIVKSARVTDSDISAAKCLEALENAFGTAESGED comes from the coding sequence ATGGCAGACAGATTAGAGCTAGTAACTGAGCTTAAAGTATGGTGTCGTGGTGAGGGTCTAGATGAAGCTCACTCACTTATGGTTCTAGTGCCTGAGGATGTTGAAATCGCTCAGATTGAGGATACACTACATACAGTGAAATGTCTTGGCCATGTTCGTGTACGAGGAAGGACATTTAGTGTTAAACATAACAGGATAATGGCTTTGTGTGAGTGTAAAGAACAGTTTAAAGCTGAAAATGTCCCACATGAGATATCGCCCATCAGTGGTGGGGAAGCTTGGCCTGTTGTTATAATCGGTGAAACTCCTGAACCTGCTGATGAGTTCAGTCGCAAATTGTTGAGTTTGTTACAAGCAGAAGGAAAGACAGATCTTCGTGACTTCTTTCTGTGTTCTGAACCGACTACCAGCACTACGGACGTCCTGCAGATAGTAGGTCATTTGTTGGAAAAGACTGCAAAGCCACTTGATATGGGGAGCTATTGTCGTCTTCGTCTCTTTTCTGGTGTGTTGCCAACTCCATGTGGAGAAGAACAATTTGATAACTGGCTAGAGCAAGCTCAGTTAATGATTGAAGAAAGTGAATATACAGATAAAGAGAAAAGACGCAGACTAATGGAGAGTTTTAAAGGGCCAGCTCTCGAAATAGTCAAGTCTGCAAGAGTCACTGATTCTGATATAAGTGCTGCAAAGTGCTTAGAAGCCCTTGAAAATGCTTTTGGGACTGCAGAGTCTGGCGAAGACTGA